The Streptomyces luteogriseus genome includes a window with the following:
- a CDS encoding ABC transporter permease, which yields MTTVVEKPLAPGIRNEPGGPFKAVLALALFESRRLLTRIPVLLAFAVYLGWTVWRSGRAWGDYPALQDADRATQNAPLLVGLAVLLSVNQAALRSRRYGTERHFAVLLLPHWCRTVAHALSVVAAALVTAVCVAGQFGREALRPGAIGQGSVGELLVGPLTVLLSGLAGLLLAVLVRSVLAAPLLVVFGLFLFAFFSSTSDDASRWLLPAVGEATSNTLPSDLMGRPAGWHALYLAGLALTLGLVAVLAAGGRKPAVLAGTAGALAMTLVGGVAQSGGDSPQLVKARESATVHPEQVQTCVRRDGSTYCAFPDWGPRVGDWAAVVDRVRSLAGGGAHEQDVVVRQRVDARYGLSGDGALMPLERPYEVTVGTQWGGNRVPEFSAAVAGVLIAGDEKAATSICDARIIPLMWLAVGWESDPLDALRRVRLDDSITGSAMVLQPTSGLSMTVAQTEVLRALLDLPRGEAGARVKDRWRELTAPKVTAARAAALLDLPAPDGEDKCS from the coding sequence ATGACCACGGTCGTGGAGAAGCCGCTCGCACCCGGGATACGGAACGAGCCCGGGGGGCCCTTCAAGGCCGTGCTCGCCCTGGCCCTGTTCGAGTCCCGCCGGCTGCTGACCCGGATCCCGGTGCTGCTCGCCTTCGCCGTCTACCTCGGCTGGACCGTGTGGCGCTCCGGAAGGGCATGGGGCGACTACCCGGCCCTCCAGGACGCGGACCGCGCCACCCAGAACGCCCCGCTGCTGGTCGGCCTCGCGGTCCTGCTGTCCGTCAACCAGGCCGCGCTGCGCTCCCGACGGTACGGCACGGAGCGGCACTTCGCGGTGCTGCTGCTCCCGCACTGGTGCCGTACGGTCGCCCACGCCCTGTCGGTCGTGGCCGCGGCCCTGGTCACCGCCGTGTGCGTGGCCGGGCAGTTCGGTCGGGAGGCGCTGCGGCCCGGGGCGATCGGGCAGGGGTCGGTGGGCGAACTGCTCGTGGGGCCGCTGACCGTGCTGCTGTCGGGGCTGGCCGGGCTGCTCCTGGCCGTTCTGGTGAGGTCGGTCCTCGCGGCCCCGCTGCTGGTCGTGTTCGGTCTCTTCCTGTTCGCCTTCTTCTCCAGCACGAGCGACGACGCGAGCCGCTGGCTGCTGCCGGCCGTCGGCGAGGCCACGAGCAACACCCTGCCGTCCGACCTGATGGGCCGGCCCGCCGGCTGGCACGCCCTGTACCTCGCCGGACTGGCCCTGACCCTGGGCCTGGTGGCGGTCCTGGCCGCCGGTGGCCGCAAGCCGGCCGTCCTGGCCGGTACCGCCGGAGCGCTCGCCATGACGCTGGTCGGAGGAGTGGCCCAGTCGGGCGGCGACTCCCCTCAGCTGGTCAAGGCACGCGAAAGCGCCACCGTGCACCCCGAGCAGGTGCAGACCTGTGTCCGCCGGGACGGCTCCACCTACTGCGCGTTTCCCGATTGGGGGCCACGGGTCGGGGACTGGGCCGCGGTGGTGGACCGGGTCCGCTCGCTGGCCGGGGGCGGCGCCCACGAGCAGGACGTCGTCGTACGGCAGCGGGTCGATGCGCGCTACGGCCTCTCCGGCGACGGCGCGTTGATGCCGCTGGAGCGTCCCTACGAGGTGACGGTGGGCACCCAGTGGGGCGGCAACCGCGTCCCCGAGTTCTCCGCAGCCGTGGCCGGTGTGCTGATCGCGGGCGACGAGAAGGCCGCGACCTCGATCTGCGACGCCCGCATCATCCCCCTCATGTGGCTGGCCGTGGGCTGGGAGTCCGACCCTCTCGACGCGCTGCGCCGCGTCCGGCTCGACGACAGCATCACCGGCTCCGCCATGGTGCTCCAGCCCACCAGCGGGCTGTCCATGACCGTGGCCCAGACCGAGGTGCTGCGCGCACTGCTCGACCTGCCCCGGGGCGAGGCCGGCGCACGGGTCAAGGACCGGTGGCGCGAACTGACCGCGCCGAAGGTCACCGCGGCCCGGGCCGCCGCGCTGCTGGACCTGCCCGCACCCGACGGGGAGGACAAGTGCTCCTGA
- a CDS encoding ABC transporter: MLLTRHLVLPVHRTLPWGVVGAAGAAGLLLTALTRTGESAERLSLYMLRAAVLAFAVGLAFLLDDPARHTTAVVPTPRPVRVALRVALAAPVAAAWWTVALLLVPPGARPPVGDITLEAGAACVLAVTGAAAVVRFSEAARPGLPVAGGLLTTAVLTMLFWPGRWALFVPVEDERWAASHDRWGVVLAGAVILGAVCAVEPLRRRVRF, from the coding sequence GTGCTCCTGACCCGGCACCTGGTGCTCCCCGTCCACCGGACGCTGCCGTGGGGGGTGGTCGGCGCGGCCGGGGCGGCGGGACTGCTGCTCACCGCGCTGACCCGGACCGGCGAGAGCGCGGAACGGCTCTCCCTGTACATGCTGCGGGCCGCCGTCCTCGCCTTCGCGGTGGGCCTGGCCTTCCTCCTGGACGACCCGGCCCGGCACACCACGGCCGTCGTGCCGACCCCGCGCCCGGTCCGGGTCGCCCTGCGCGTCGCCCTGGCCGCCCCGGTCGCGGCGGCCTGGTGGACGGTGGCCCTGCTGCTCGTGCCGCCGGGCGCGCGGCCCCCGGTCGGCGACATCACGCTCGAAGCCGGGGCCGCCTGCGTCCTGGCGGTGACCGGCGCGGCGGCCGTGGTGCGCTTCAGCGAGGCCGCCCGGCCCGGACTGCCGGTCGCGGGCGGGCTGCTGACCACCGCCGTCCTGACGATGCTGTTCTGGCCCGGGCGCTGGGCGCTGTTCGTGCCGGTGGAGGACGAACGGTGGGCCGCGTCCCACGACCGGTGGGGCGTGGTGCTGGCCGGGGCCGTGATCCTGGGCGCGGTGTGCGCGGTGGAGCCGTTGCGGCGGCGGGTCCGCTTCTAG
- a CDS encoding LysR family transcriptional regulator, whose translation MDLKAVRAFVAIADSGQFQKAAVDLALTQQAVSKRIAALEKDLGVRLLVRTPRGAELTIDGQALLPHARVLLRAEDRATAAVRPGDRALRVDVVGRRAATGGLVQHFHRAHPEIALDVVTLFDVETAVTALRDGAVDATFRAVTMPGQRLPDGITATPVLDEPLRLCVGPGHPFARARSVTTAQLAGHRIWMPGNVPGTEWHAYYEELAAAFGPAIDTIGPNFGLEALLDTIADSSTVATFLSERTPHVWPVAHDLRLVPLVDPVPVYPHSLLRRADNPHPGLTALHDHLVATRPRAPEGELWRPSWAQPPPTRPASPAA comes from the coding sequence GTGGACCTCAAAGCCGTACGCGCCTTCGTCGCGATCGCCGACTCCGGGCAGTTCCAGAAGGCCGCCGTGGACCTGGCCCTCACCCAGCAGGCCGTGTCCAAGCGGATCGCCGCTCTGGAGAAGGACCTCGGCGTGCGGCTGCTGGTCCGCACGCCGAGGGGCGCGGAGCTCACCATCGACGGACAGGCCCTGCTGCCGCACGCCCGGGTCCTGCTCCGGGCCGAGGACCGGGCGACGGCCGCCGTGCGGCCGGGGGACCGGGCGCTGCGGGTCGACGTCGTGGGGCGCCGGGCCGCCACCGGCGGGCTGGTGCAGCACTTCCACCGGGCGCACCCGGAGATCGCGCTGGACGTCGTCACGCTGTTCGACGTGGAGACCGCCGTGACGGCACTGCGGGACGGGGCCGTCGACGCCACCTTCCGCGCCGTCACCATGCCCGGGCAGCGGCTCCCCGACGGCATCACGGCCACCCCGGTCCTCGACGAGCCGCTGCGGCTCTGCGTCGGCCCGGGCCACCCGTTCGCCCGGGCCCGCTCGGTGACGACCGCGCAGCTCGCCGGCCACCGCATCTGGATGCCGGGCAACGTGCCCGGGACCGAATGGCACGCCTACTACGAGGAACTCGCAGCGGCCTTCGGGCCGGCCATCGACACCATCGGGCCCAACTTCGGCCTCGAAGCGCTCCTCGACACGATCGCGGACTCTTCGACCGTGGCGACCTTCCTCAGCGAACGGACCCCGCACGTCTGGCCGGTCGCCCACGACCTGCGGCTCGTCCCGCTCGTGGATCCGGTCCCGGTCTACCCGCACTCGCTGCTCCGGCGCGCGGACAACCCGCACCCCGGCCTGACGGCACTCCACGACCACCTGGTGGCCACCCGGCCGCGCGCCCCGGAGGGCGAGCTCTGGCGGCCGTCGTGGGCACAACCCCCGCCTACCCGACCCGCTTCTCCAGCAGCGTGA
- a CDS encoding GNAT family N-acetyltransferase: MSSSTVPGLCVRPAVASDLAALVRLRDDAARWMLARGITGQWRPGELDEEHFRRVMARGEVWLAETGTGLAGAWELWWQDEDAWGPQPPVAGYVHRLMVDRTAAAPGTGRALLAAAERRVAEAGRTWMRLDCLADNERLNAYYVDAGYRVVGRKEGKPQPGGPPKSFTLLEKRVG, encoded by the coding sequence GTGAGCTCTTCCACGGTGCCGGGCCTGTGTGTCCGCCCGGCCGTCGCGTCCGACCTCGCCGCCCTGGTCCGGCTCCGCGACGACGCGGCCCGCTGGATGCTGGCCCGTGGCATCACCGGGCAGTGGCGGCCGGGGGAGCTGGACGAGGAGCACTTCCGCCGGGTCATGGCACGCGGCGAGGTCTGGCTGGCGGAGACCGGCACGGGCCTGGCCGGCGCCTGGGAGCTGTGGTGGCAGGACGAGGATGCCTGGGGCCCGCAGCCGCCGGTGGCCGGGTATGTGCACCGGCTGATGGTGGACCGGACCGCCGCCGCGCCCGGGACGGGGCGGGCGCTGCTGGCGGCCGCGGAACGCCGCGTGGCCGAGGCGGGGCGGACCTGGATGCGTCTGGACTGCCTGGCGGACAACGAGCGTCTCAACGCCTACTACGTGGACGCCGGTTACCGGGTCGTGGGCCGCAAGGAGGGCAAACCGCAGCCGGGTGGGCCGCCCAAGTCCTTCACGCTGCTGGAGAAGCGGGTCGGGTAG
- the mshD gene encoding mycothiol synthase, protein MTSDDTVRPGHPRSIETLAALSAEQTEAVLGLLDEAAGTDGQQAVSEQGRLQLRGGEREGVSHLLLTAGGELVGYAQLEDTDPVEPPAAELVVHPGHRGHGHGRALGSALLAASGKRLRVWAHGGHSAARHLAQVLGLTLFRELRQMRRPLTDFDAPEPVLPEGVTVRTFVPGKDDAAWLAVNAAAFAHHPEQGSLTQRDLDDRKAEPWFDPEGFFLAFRGDELVGFHWTKVHAEEGLGEVYVLGVGPGAQGGGLGKSLTTIGLRHLAERGLPTAMLYVDADNKAAVSVYERLGFTTHEVDLMYRTET, encoded by the coding sequence ATGACCAGCGACGACACCGTACGGCCCGGACACCCCCGCTCGATCGAGACCCTTGCCGCGCTCTCCGCGGAGCAGACCGAGGCCGTGCTCGGGCTGCTCGACGAGGCGGCCGGGACCGACGGGCAGCAGGCGGTGTCCGAACAGGGCCGGTTGCAGCTGCGCGGCGGGGAGCGGGAGGGCGTGTCCCATCTGCTGCTCACCGCCGGCGGGGAACTTGTCGGTTACGCCCAGCTGGAGGACACGGACCCGGTGGAGCCGCCGGCCGCCGAGCTGGTCGTGCACCCCGGGCACCGCGGGCACGGGCACGGGCGGGCGCTCGGCTCGGCGCTGCTGGCGGCCTCCGGCAAGCGGCTGCGGGTGTGGGCGCACGGCGGGCACTCCGCCGCCCGGCATCTCGCGCAGGTCCTCGGCCTGACGCTGTTCCGCGAACTGCGCCAGATGCGGCGGCCGTTGACCGACTTCGACGCTCCCGAGCCGGTGCTCCCCGAGGGCGTCACGGTCCGCACCTTCGTCCCGGGCAAGGACGACGCGGCCTGGCTGGCGGTGAACGCCGCCGCCTTCGCCCACCACCCCGAGCAGGGCTCCCTCACCCAGCGCGACCTCGACGACCGCAAGGCCGAGCCGTGGTTCGACCCCGAGGGCTTCTTCCTCGCCTTCCGCGGTGACGAACTCGTGGGCTTCCACTGGACCAAGGTGCACGCCGAGGAGGGCCTGGGCGAGGTCTACGTGCTCGGTGTCGGCCCCGGCGCGCAGGGCGGCGGCCTCGGCAAGTCCCTGACCACGATCGGGCTGCGGCACTTGGCGGAGCGCGGGCTGCCCACGGCGATGCTGTACGTCGACGCCGACAACAAGGCGGCGGTGTCGGTGTACGAGCGGCTGGGGTTCACCACGCACGAGGTGGACCTGATGTACCGCACGGAGACGTGA
- a CDS encoding bifunctional metallophosphatase/5'-nucleotidase, translating to MPATSPASAHQERRRRRTNRFVALTAGVVTVGALAAAALPGSASAGEERHEGGHGHGRYQDVQLLSFNDLHGNLEPPAGSSGRVTETQPDGTTKTIDAGGVEYLATHLRQARKGEKYSITAAGGDMVGASPLISGLFHDEPTIEALNKLDLDVTSVGNHEFDEGAKELARLQNGGCHPKDGCYADEKFKGADFPYLAANVLDEKTKKPILKPYWVWKKNGVKVGFIGVTLEGTPDIVSAEGVKGLSFKDEVETINKYAKVLQKQGVKSIVALLHEGGFPASTSYNYDCDSPGAGDGISGPIVDIAKNVTPQVDALVTGHTHNAYVCSIADPAGKPRMVTSAASFGRLYTDTTLTYDRRTGDIARTAVKSANRVVTRDVPKAPDMTELISKWNTLAAPIGNKPIGYISGDIGNTGSESPLGDLIADAQLAHGKQLDPETDLALMNPGGIRAPLTYAAKAGEGDGVVTYAEGFTVQPFANTVNLQDFTGAQVVQALKEQVSGPNAAAPKVLQVSSGLTYTLDLTKSGADRVVTDSIKLNGAAIDPAATYRVATNSFLAGGGDGFPTLGQGTNDVVGSDDLTALEQYLTANSSASNPIAPPKADRITIVK from the coding sequence ATGCCAGCCACTTCACCGGCGTCGGCGCACCAGGAGCGCCGCAGACGTCGTACGAACCGTTTCGTCGCACTCACCGCCGGTGTCGTCACCGTCGGCGCGCTGGCCGCCGCGGCGCTGCCCGGTTCGGCCAGTGCCGGCGAGGAGCGCCACGAGGGCGGGCACGGGCACGGCCGCTACCAGGACGTGCAACTGCTGTCCTTCAACGACCTGCACGGCAACCTGGAGCCGCCCGCCGGTTCCTCCGGCCGGGTCACCGAGACGCAGCCCGACGGCACGACGAAGACCATCGACGCCGGTGGTGTCGAGTACCTCGCCACGCATCTGCGGCAGGCCCGCAAGGGCGAGAAGTACTCCATCACGGCGGCCGGCGGCGACATGGTCGGCGCCTCCCCGCTGATCTCGGGGCTGTTCCACGACGAGCCGACCATCGAGGCGCTGAACAAGCTCGACCTCGACGTCACCTCCGTCGGCAACCACGAGTTCGACGAGGGTGCCAAGGAGCTGGCCCGTCTGCAGAACGGCGGCTGCCACCCGAAGGACGGCTGCTACGCGGACGAGAAGTTCAAGGGCGCCGACTTCCCCTACCTGGCCGCCAACGTCCTCGACGAGAAGACGAAGAAGCCGATCCTCAAGCCCTACTGGGTGTGGAAGAAGAACGGCGTCAAGGTCGGCTTCATCGGAGTGACCCTGGAGGGCACCCCGGACATCGTCTCCGCCGAGGGCGTCAAGGGCCTGTCCTTCAAGGACGAGGTGGAGACGATCAACAAGTACGCCAAGGTGCTGCAGAAGCAGGGCGTGAAGTCGATCGTCGCCCTCCTCCACGAGGGCGGCTTCCCGGCGTCGACGTCGTACAACTACGACTGTGACTCCCCGGGCGCGGGCGACGGCATCTCCGGGCCGATCGTCGACATCGCCAAGAACGTCACGCCGCAGGTGGACGCGCTGGTCACCGGCCACACCCACAACGCGTACGTGTGCAGCATCGCCGACCCGGCGGGCAAGCCCCGCATGGTCACCTCGGCCGCGTCCTTCGGCCGCCTCTACACCGACACCACGCTGACCTACGACCGCAGGACCGGCGACATCGCCCGTACGGCCGTGAAGTCGGCGAACCGCGTGGTCACCCGGGACGTCCCCAAGGCGCCCGACATGACCGAGCTGATCAGCAAGTGGAACACCCTGGCCGCGCCCATCGGCAACAAGCCGATCGGCTACATCTCCGGCGACATCGGCAACACCGGCAGCGAGTCCCCGCTCGGTGACCTCATCGCCGACGCGCAGCTCGCCCACGGCAAGCAGCTCGACCCGGAGACCGACCTGGCGCTGATGAACCCGGGCGGTATCCGCGCCCCGCTGACCTACGCGGCCAAGGCCGGTGAGGGCGACGGTGTCGTCACCTACGCCGAGGGCTTCACGGTCCAGCCGTTCGCGAACACCGTGAACCTCCAGGACTTCACGGGCGCGCAGGTCGTCCAGGCGCTCAAGGAGCAGGTGTCCGGCCCGAACGCGGCAGCCCCGAAGGTCCTCCAGGTCTCGTCCGGCCTGACCTACACGCTGGACCTCACCAAGTCCGGCGCCGACCGGGTGGTCACGGACAGCATCAAGCTGAACGGTGCGGCCATCGACCCGGCCGCCACCTACCGCGTCGCGACGAACAGCTTCCTCGCGGGCGGCGGCGACGGCTTCCCGACCCTCGGCCAGGGCACGAACGACGTCGTCGGCAGCGACGACCTGACGGCTCTGGAGCAGTACCTGACGGCCAACTCCTCGGCGTCGAACCCGATCGCCCCGCCGAAGGCGGACCGCATCACGATCGTGAAGTAA
- a CDS encoding LmeA family phospholipid-binding protein, whose amino-acid sequence MRTPHHLDAHPRPNPYEELAALDDGPLEETPLDEFLTEERDAGAEDAWAPPDHRRGGKRRRKNRFAGLPLAVKAVVGLVVLASFAALGDRWAVLYAEHRAADTLKDRLDLAAAPEVEIGGFPFLTQLADKRLDSVKVTVPDVAADRVSLAKVSATAHDVRLNADGLTSVRGADVPRFDGDVQLTFADLNRELGASQVTFTGEGRDRVRADGTLPVAGHNLRLRAEARIQRQGERGIATEIGRMRLDIGDLATYRPGTRASEGLHLTPKGTADLARETRKAKALLSVPAIVQRMGVPEATVREALADDGKLAELTGSPRFARQAAGLNLIDLALENPDVMRRLGLDPNLLDSLSGLTRPVLADRLSLAFELPEPEQGNVRLRDVRVEEDGIRVRVSGSGLTVGK is encoded by the coding sequence ATGCGTACCCCCCACCACCTAGATGCGCATCCCCGTCCGAACCCGTACGAGGAGCTCGCCGCCCTCGATGACGGGCCTCTGGAGGAGACCCCTCTGGATGAGTTCCTCACGGAGGAACGCGATGCGGGCGCCGAGGACGCCTGGGCCCCGCCGGACCACCGCCGCGGCGGCAAGCGGCGTAGGAAGAATCGTTTCGCTGGCTTGCCGCTCGCGGTGAAGGCGGTGGTCGGCCTGGTCGTCCTCGCCTCGTTCGCCGCGCTCGGCGACCGCTGGGCCGTGCTGTACGCCGAGCACCGCGCCGCCGACACCCTCAAGGACCGCCTCGACCTCGCCGCGGCGCCCGAGGTGGAGATCGGCGGCTTCCCCTTCCTCACCCAACTCGCCGACAAGCGCCTGGACTCGGTGAAGGTGACCGTCCCGGACGTCGCCGCCGACCGGGTCTCCCTGGCCAAGGTGTCGGCCACGGCCCACGACGTGCGGCTGAACGCCGACGGCCTCACTTCCGTGCGCGGCGCCGACGTCCCGCGCTTCGACGGGGACGTCCAGCTCACCTTCGCCGACCTCAACCGCGAACTCGGCGCCTCCCAGGTGACGTTCACCGGCGAGGGCCGCGACAGGGTCCGGGCGGACGGCACCCTGCCGGTCGCCGGGCACAACCTGCGGCTGCGCGCCGAGGCCCGGATCCAGCGGCAGGGCGAGCGGGGTATCGCCACCGAGATCGGCAGGATGCGCCTGGACATCGGCGACCTGGCCACCTACCGGCCCGGCACCCGCGCCTCGGAGGGCCTGCACCTGACGCCCAAGGGCACCGCCGACCTCGCCCGGGAGACCCGCAAGGCCAAGGCGCTGCTGTCGGTGCCGGCCATCGTGCAGCGGATGGGCGTGCCCGAGGCGACCGTGCGCGAGGCGCTGGCCGACGACGGCAAGCTCGCCGAGCTGACCGGCTCCCCGCGCTTCGCCCGCCAGGCCGCCGGCCTCAACCTCATCGACCTGGCCCTGGAGAACCCCGACGTCATGCGCCGTCTGGGCCTGGACCCCAACCTGCTCGACTCCCTGTCGGGCCTGACCCGCCCGGTCCTGGCCGACCGGCTGTCCCTGGCGTTCGAACTGCCCGAGCCGGAGCAGGGGAACGTCCGGCTGCGGGACGTACGGGTGGAGGAGGACGGCATCCGGGTGCGGGTGTCGGGATCGGGGCTCACGGTCGGGAAGTGA
- a CDS encoding glycoside hydrolase family 5 protein — MSQRNHRGTACVGALLACVTAFGGALASPAAASPAHRPATPPPVSDFKGVNWADPRDNYAHDAVVPSGLSTSDSYATTYAKSKAIIGGFSKLGANTVRLPVNPTSVNGPFWTSYRGAIDAATAKGFKVILGYWEADNAKDGKIDDQASWDRMWARITSAYARNSKVYFEPMNEPFGYTAQEWTDIAAKWVSSHGNVPRDRILIGGYKYSEDVKPVCADPRLKGTRLALHNYGFWHTDWTSVDQWKADFKSRIGDCASRTILDEFGASMTTGLDYNGPAGTSNEIAYIQAATDTIRELGLGSVYWPGLRNGDTYSLTTLQGTGTNLSLTVNNQSGLDRLHYAWKQ; from the coding sequence GTGTCTCAAAGGAACCATCGCGGGACAGCGTGCGTGGGGGCGCTGCTGGCCTGTGTCACGGCATTCGGTGGAGCGCTCGCCTCCCCCGCCGCCGCCTCACCCGCCCACCGTCCCGCCACCCCGCCGCCCGTCAGCGACTTCAAGGGCGTCAACTGGGCCGACCCGCGCGACAACTACGCCCATGACGCGGTCGTGCCCTCGGGCCTGTCCACGTCGGACAGTTACGCCACCACCTACGCCAAGTCCAAGGCGATCATCGGGGGATTCTCCAAGCTGGGCGCCAACACCGTCCGCCTCCCGGTCAACCCGACCTCCGTGAACGGCCCGTTCTGGACGTCGTACCGGGGCGCGATCGACGCCGCCACCGCCAAGGGCTTCAAGGTCATCCTGGGCTACTGGGAGGCCGACAACGCCAAGGACGGCAAGATCGACGACCAGGCGTCCTGGGACCGGATGTGGGCGCGCATCACCTCCGCCTACGCCCGCAACTCCAAGGTGTACTTCGAGCCGATGAACGAGCCGTTCGGCTACACCGCCCAGGAGTGGACGGACATCGCCGCGAAGTGGGTGAGCAGCCACGGCAACGTGCCCCGCGACCGGATCCTGATCGGCGGCTACAAGTACAGCGAGGACGTCAAGCCGGTCTGCGCCGACCCGCGCCTGAAGGGCACGCGCCTGGCCCTGCACAACTACGGCTTCTGGCACACCGACTGGACCAGCGTCGACCAGTGGAAGGCCGACTTCAAGAGTCGCATAGGCGACTGCGCCTCACGCACGATCCTCGACGAGTTCGGTGCTTCCATGACGACCGGCCTGGACTACAACGGCCCGGCCGGCACCTCCAACGAGATCGCGTACATCCAGGCCGCGACCGACACGATCCGCGAGCTGGGCCTGGGCTCGGTCTACTGGCCCGGCCTGCGCAACGGTGACACCTACTCGCTCACCACGCTCCAGGGCACGGGCACGAACCTCAGCCTCACGGTGAACAACCAGAGTGGCCTGGACCGGCTGCACTACGCCTGGAAGCAGTAG
- a CDS encoding pectinesterase family protein gives MSEPRSKARPRHRRSRTALAVGVPLALTAAGTFAYGTDLGVLGSSVQQASAAAPTWAADTADGFASVNSLGQNGTYGGRGGQIVTVTTQAELEKYATATQPYVIVVAGTIAMNPVGKEIKVQSDKTIVGRGTAGHIVGGGFFLGQGVHNVIIRNLTIRDAYQGIWNDKDHDFDAIQMDGAHHVWIDHNDLRHMADGLIDVRKDSTNVTVSWNKLSDNNKTFGIGWTENVKTDITIHHNWIRETEQRNPSTDNAAHAHLYNNFLEDAPGTAIKSAYGNYSRGGTKMVLENSLFQGVKNPVIKDSGAAVVQRGNSFSGTSGRNESGGTAFDPKTYYPYSLDKATDLPSVLKAGAGPRASVGTTASTKAAAATTLTVAQDGSGQYRTVQAAVNAVPANNSSRVVIAVKPGTYRELVKVPSNKPHVTIQGTGGSRKDTTIVYNNASGTPKPGGGTYGTGGSATVAVEADDFQARNLTISNDFDEKANQSLNGHQAVALRTAADKVFLDGIIVSGDQDTLLLDTAAKDKLGRVYVSNSYVIGNVDFIFGRATAVINRSVITLKKRWNGTSAGYIAAPSTAANRKGFLIADSTVNGDVSAGSFYLGRPWHAGGDASLDPQATVRNTNLSNAIKSAPWTDMSGFSWKDDRFAEYKNSGAGAGPASTNRPHLSDAQAANQEVADWLAGWTPSAS, from the coding sequence ATGAGTGAGCCGCGTAGCAAGGCCCGTCCCCGTCACCGCAGAAGCCGCACCGCCCTGGCGGTCGGGGTCCCCCTGGCCCTGACCGCCGCCGGTACCTTCGCCTACGGCACCGACCTCGGCGTCCTCGGCAGCAGTGTCCAGCAGGCCTCCGCCGCCGCCCCCACCTGGGCCGCCGACACCGCCGACGGGTTCGCCTCCGTCAACTCCCTCGGGCAGAACGGGACGTACGGCGGGCGCGGAGGCCAGATCGTCACCGTGACCACGCAGGCCGAGCTGGAGAAGTACGCCACCGCGACCCAGCCGTACGTCATCGTCGTCGCCGGGACCATCGCCATGAACCCGGTCGGCAAAGAGATCAAGGTGCAGTCCGACAAGACCATCGTGGGCCGCGGAACCGCCGGGCACATCGTCGGCGGCGGGTTCTTCCTCGGCCAGGGCGTGCACAACGTGATCATCCGGAACCTGACCATCCGGGACGCGTACCAGGGCATCTGGAACGACAAGGACCATGATTTCGACGCGATCCAGATGGACGGCGCCCATCACGTGTGGATCGATCACAACGATCTGCGGCACATGGCCGACGGGCTCATCGACGTCCGCAAGGACAGCACGAACGTCACCGTCTCCTGGAACAAGCTGAGCGACAACAACAAGACCTTCGGCATCGGCTGGACCGAGAACGTCAAGACCGACATCACGATCCACCACAACTGGATCCGCGAGACCGAGCAGCGCAACCCCTCCACGGACAACGCCGCCCACGCGCACCTCTACAACAACTTCCTGGAGGACGCCCCGGGCACCGCCATCAAGTCGGCGTACGGGAACTACTCGCGCGGCGGCACGAAGATGGTCCTGGAGAACTCCCTCTTCCAGGGCGTCAAGAACCCCGTCATCAAGGACAGCGGCGCCGCCGTCGTGCAGCGCGGCAACTCCTTCTCCGGCACCAGCGGGCGCAACGAGAGCGGCGGAACCGCCTTCGACCCGAAGACGTACTACCCCTACAGCCTGGACAAGGCCACCGACCTCCCGTCGGTCCTCAAGGCCGGAGCGGGGCCCCGCGCGTCCGTCGGTACGACCGCCTCCACCAAGGCCGCGGCCGCCACCACCCTCACCGTCGCCCAGGACGGCAGCGGCCAGTACCGGACCGTGCAGGCCGCCGTGAACGCCGTACCGGCGAACAACTCCTCGCGCGTCGTGATCGCCGTGAAGCCGGGGACGTACCGGGAACTGGTGAAGGTGCCGTCCAACAAGCCGCACGTCACCATCCAGGGCACCGGCGGCAGCCGCAAGGACACCACGATCGTCTACAACAACGCCTCCGGTACGCCGAAGCCCGGCGGCGGCACGTACGGCACGGGCGGCAGCGCCACCGTCGCCGTCGAGGCGGACGACTTCCAGGCGCGCAACCTGACCATCTCCAACGACTTCGACGAGAAGGCCAACCAGTCCCTCAACGGGCACCAGGCCGTCGCCCTGCGGACCGCGGCCGACAAGGTGTTCCTGGACGGGATCATCGTCAGCGGGGACCAGGACACGCTGCTGCTCGACACCGCCGCCAAGGACAAGCTCGGGCGGGTCTACGTCAGCAACTCGTACGTCATCGGCAACGTCGACTTCATCTTCGGCCGGGCCACGGCCGTCATCAACAGGTCCGTGATCACGCTGAAGAAGCGCTGGAACGGCACCTCGGCCGGGTACATCGCCGCGCCGAGCACCGCGGCGAACCGCAAGGGCTTCCTGATCGCCGACTCCACCGTGAACGGCGACGTCTCGGCCGGCAGCTTCTACCTCGGCCGGCCCTGGCACGCCGGCGGGGACGCGTCCCTCGATCCCCAGGCCACCGTGCGCAACACCAACCTGAGCAACGCGATCAAGTCGGCCCCGTGGACCGACATGAGCGGGTTCTCCTGGAAGGACGACCGGTTCGCCGAGTACAAGAACTCCGGCGCCGGGGCGGGTCCGGCCAGCACGAACCGGCCGCATCTGAGCGACGCGCAGGCCGCGAACCAGGAGGTCGCGGACTGGCTCGCGGGCTGGACGCCTTCGGCGTCCTGA